From a region of the Alkalidesulfovibrio alkalitolerans DSM 16529 genome:
- a CDS encoding NUDIX domain-containing protein produces MFKTLSCPRCGHGISLFANPTPTVDVVVYLPWRGVLLVERGNEPFGYALPGGFVDEGETAESAAVREASEETGLEVVLTGILGVYSRPDRDPRRHTMSVVYTALPMTQDEPRAGDDAARAAYHPLDRLPRPIVFDHEEILRDFADSLARANRYVSKALKG; encoded by the coding sequence ATGTTCAAGACGCTTTCCTGCCCCAGGTGCGGACACGGTATTTCCCTGTTCGCCAATCCGACGCCCACGGTGGACGTGGTCGTCTATCTGCCGTGGCGGGGCGTTCTACTCGTGGAGCGCGGCAACGAGCCGTTCGGCTACGCGCTTCCCGGAGGGTTCGTGGACGAGGGGGAGACGGCCGAGAGCGCGGCAGTGCGCGAGGCGAGCGAGGAGACGGGGCTCGAAGTGGTCCTCACGGGAATTCTGGGCGTCTACTCGAGGCCCGATCGCGACCCGCGCCGCCACACCATGAGCGTGGTCTACACCGCGCTGCCCATGACCCAGGACGAGCCCAGGGCGGGCGACGATGCCGCGCGCGCGGCCTATCATCCCCTGGACCGGCTGCCTCGCCCCATTGTTTTCGATCACGAGGAAATCCTGCGCGACTTTGCGGACTCGCTTGCGCGCGCCAACCGATACGTCAGCAAGGCCCTCAAAGGATAG
- the glgA gene encoding glycogen synthase GlgA has product MATGAQERYDVIFVTSEMFPFSKTGGLADVLGALPPALARQGLKVGVVTPLYGRMKAEEFDPRLVSSDCHVGYPWPPITAEIYQAEYHGVTVWFVARDEYFDRRQYYNTYKGDYFDNCERFTFFSRAVVEWIKRLGKAPAVIHVNDWQSALVPVWIHYLKRSDPFWTDAKTILTIHNLAFQGRFSSRLFFDSGLPHEAWHMEGCEFWGDFNLLKSGIAHADCISTVSPSYAEEILTPEFGCGLEGILAKRAHCLHGIINGADYDVWDPAKDKFLPSCYSPQRMTGKMWCKKKLIREYYLSDMLEQRPIMGFIGRLRRQKGIDLLIDIMPQVMDLNVGVIVLGEGNLDFEARLLEMMEEYQGQLHVIVGYTEELAHRIQAGCDIFLMPSRYEPCGLTQMYALRYGTPPVATAVGGLKDTIVPYPDPEATGFTFDEPDSGLFLDAIATACALWEDRKAWEEMVMRAMTQDFRWDRSAEQYLALYRSLGLEAP; this is encoded by the coding sequence ATGGCCACAGGCGCGCAAGAGCGATACGACGTCATCTTCGTCACCTCGGAGATGTTCCCCTTCTCGAAGACGGGCGGCCTTGCGGACGTGCTCGGCGCGCTTCCTCCGGCGTTGGCCCGACAGGGGCTGAAGGTGGGGGTGGTCACGCCGCTGTACGGCCGCATGAAGGCCGAGGAGTTCGACCCGCGCCTCGTCTCCTCGGATTGCCATGTGGGCTATCCCTGGCCTCCCATCACGGCGGAAATATACCAGGCCGAGTACCACGGCGTGACCGTGTGGTTCGTGGCCCGCGACGAATACTTCGACCGTCGCCAGTACTACAACACCTACAAGGGTGATTATTTCGACAACTGCGAGCGGTTTACCTTCTTCTCCCGTGCCGTGGTCGAATGGATCAAGCGTCTGGGCAAGGCCCCGGCCGTCATCCACGTCAACGACTGGCAGTCGGCGCTCGTTCCGGTCTGGATCCACTACCTCAAGCGCAGCGATCCCTTCTGGACGGATGCCAAGACCATCCTGACGATCCACAACCTCGCCTTCCAAGGCAGGTTTTCCTCGCGTCTATTTTTCGATTCGGGACTCCCTCACGAGGCTTGGCACATGGAGGGGTGCGAGTTCTGGGGGGACTTCAACCTCCTCAAGTCGGGCATCGCCCATGCGGACTGCATCTCCACGGTGAGCCCTTCCTACGCCGAGGAGATACTGACGCCCGAGTTCGGCTGCGGGCTCGAAGGGATTCTCGCCAAGCGCGCCCACTGTCTGCACGGGATCATCAACGGCGCGGACTACGACGTCTGGGATCCCGCCAAGGACAAGTTCCTGCCATCGTGCTATTCGCCGCAGCGCATGACCGGCAAGATGTGGTGCAAAAAGAAGCTGATTCGCGAGTACTATCTCTCGGACATGTTGGAACAGCGGCCAATCATGGGCTTCATCGGCCGGTTGCGCCGCCAGAAGGGCATCGATTTGCTCATCGACATCATGCCCCAGGTCATGGACCTTAACGTCGGCGTGATCGTCCTGGGCGAGGGCAATCTTGATTTCGAGGCCCGTTTGCTGGAAATGATGGAAGAGTATCAGGGGCAGTTGCACGTTATCGTCGGCTACACCGAGGAACTGGCCCATCGCATTCAGGCGGGCTGCGACATCTTTCTCATGCCTTCGCGCTACGAGCCGTGCGGACTTACCCAGATGTACGCCCTGCGCTATGGGACGCCGCCCGTGGCCACGGCAGTGGGCGGGCTCAAGGACACCATCGTGCCGTATCCCGACCCGGAGGCCACCGGCTTCACGTTCGACGAGCCCGACAGCGGCCTGTTCCTCGACGCCATCGCCACGGCCTGCGCCTTGTGGGAGGATCGGAAGGCCTGGGAGGAAATGGTCATGCGGGCCATGACCCAGGATTTCAGGTGGGATCGTTCGGCGGAACAGTATCTCGCACTGTATCGTTCGCTCGGCCTTGAGGCACCCTGA
- a CDS encoding isoamylase early set domain-containing protein: MALSKKFLKNKPVCKVTFTLAPDLVQDAKKVFLVGEFNDWKVDATPMRKLKDGAFTRTLDLEAGRDYQFRYLIDGRDWVNDWQADRYEFSPFGNCENSVVSL, from the coding sequence GTGGCTCTCTCCAAGAAATTTTTGAAGAACAAGCCGGTCTGCAAGGTCACGTTCACGTTGGCTCCCGATCTTGTCCAGGACGCCAAGAAGGTCTTCCTGGTGGGTGAGTTCAACGATTGGAAGGTGGACGCCACTCCCATGCGCAAACTCAAGGACGGGGCCTTCACCCGTACGTTGGACCTGGAGGCCGGCCGCGATTACCAGTTCCGCTATCTCATCGACGGCCGCGATTGGGTCAACGACTGGCAGGCAGACCGCTACGAGTTCAGCCCGTTCGGCAATTGCGAGAACTCCGTCGTCAGCCTGTAG
- the glgB gene encoding 1,4-alpha-glucan branching protein GlgB, protein MNHGTTPAYIPPFDLYLFGKGQHWDLYRVLGCHPVEEEGRRMWRFAVWAPNASAVSLVGDFNGWLSDSHPLYPVGVSGVWAGLCEDVDQGTIYKYAVSAQNGATTLKTDPFAFCTELRPGNAAVVWPLDNHAWGDEAWMRERRATGLPLAKPISMYEIHAGSWQWAGHEYGQFLGYREMADKLIPYLKDLGFTHIEFMPLAEHSLDQSWGYQTTHYFAPTSRHGRPEDLKYFIDRCHQEGIGVILDWVPGHFPKDNWCLGRFDGSALYEHADPRKGEHPDWGTYIFNYGRHEVRNFLLANALYWLKEFHFDGLRIDAVASMLYLDYSRKEGEWIPNEHGGRENIEAVEFLRELNVVVHDQFPGAAMIAEESTAWPGVSRPTYSGGLGFTFKWNMGWMHDQLAYFSKEPVHRSWHHNSLTFSMLYAFTENFVLPISHDEVVHGKGSLLSKMPGDYWQKFANMRLFLSYMWAHPGKKLIFMGSEFGQWREWDCMSPLDWNLMDYPAHQGIMSTLRDLNRLLREEPAMHAVDFEWQGFEWVDLHDWQASVISFLRKDRAGNPLLWVFNFTPVVRENYRVGCPHGGHWREIFNSDAEFYGGSNVGNVHGAMARESEIPGGWGHYVELTLPPLAAMAFKPSWL, encoded by the coding sequence ATGAACCACGGCACCACGCCAGCCTATATCCCACCTTTCGACCTCTACCTTTTCGGTAAGGGGCAGCACTGGGACCTCTACCGGGTCCTGGGCTGCCATCCCGTTGAGGAGGAGGGCCGCCGGATGTGGCGCTTCGCGGTATGGGCTCCCAACGCCTCCGCCGTGAGTTTGGTCGGCGATTTCAACGGCTGGCTATCGGACTCGCACCCCCTGTACCCCGTCGGCGTCTCGGGCGTCTGGGCCGGACTGTGTGAGGACGTGGACCAGGGGACCATCTACAAGTACGCGGTCAGCGCGCAGAACGGAGCGACGACGCTCAAGACCGACCCTTTTGCCTTCTGCACCGAGCTTCGTCCCGGTAACGCGGCCGTGGTCTGGCCGCTGGACAACCACGCCTGGGGCGACGAGGCCTGGATGCGCGAACGCCGCGCAACGGGGCTGCCCCTGGCCAAGCCCATCTCCATGTACGAGATCCACGCGGGCTCGTGGCAGTGGGCTGGGCATGAATACGGCCAGTTTTTGGGCTACCGTGAGATGGCCGACAAACTGATCCCCTACCTGAAGGATCTGGGCTTCACCCACATCGAGTTCATGCCTCTGGCCGAGCATTCCCTGGACCAGTCATGGGGGTACCAGACGACGCATTATTTCGCGCCTACGTCGCGCCACGGACGTCCCGAAGACCTGAAATACTTCATCGACCGTTGTCATCAGGAGGGGATCGGCGTCATCCTCGACTGGGTGCCCGGCCATTTTCCCAAGGACAACTGGTGCCTGGGCCGGTTCGACGGCAGCGCCCTCTACGAACATGCCGACCCGCGCAAGGGCGAGCACCCCGACTGGGGGACCTACATTTTCAACTACGGCCGCCATGAGGTGCGTAACTTCCTGTTGGCCAACGCGTTATACTGGCTCAAGGAATTTCATTTCGATGGCCTGCGCATCGACGCCGTGGCCTCGATGCTCTACCTGGACTACTCGCGCAAGGAGGGGGAGTGGATTCCCAATGAACACGGAGGCCGCGAAAACATCGAGGCCGTGGAGTTCCTGCGCGAGTTGAACGTGGTAGTTCACGACCAGTTCCCAGGCGCTGCCATGATCGCCGAGGAGTCCACTGCCTGGCCGGGCGTCTCGCGGCCTACCTATTCGGGCGGGCTGGGCTTCACCTTCAAGTGGAACATGGGCTGGATGCACGACCAGCTCGCCTACTTCTCCAAGGAACCGGTGCACCGCTCCTGGCATCATAACAGTCTCACGTTCTCCATGCTCTACGCGTTCACGGAGAACTTCGTGCTGCCCATCTCCCACGACGAGGTCGTGCACGGCAAGGGTTCGCTTCTCTCCAAGATGCCGGGCGATTATTGGCAGAAATTCGCCAACATGCGCCTTTTCTTGTCCTACATGTGGGCGCATCCGGGCAAGAAGCTGATCTTCATGGGCTCCGAGTTCGGCCAGTGGCGCGAATGGGACTGCATGTCGCCGCTGGACTGGAACCTCATGGACTACCCCGCGCACCAGGGCATCATGTCCACGCTGCGCGACCTGAACCGCCTGCTGCGGGAAGAGCCCGCCATGCACGCGGTGGACTTCGAGTGGCAGGGTTTCGAGTGGGTCGACCTGCACGACTGGCAGGCCTCGGTCATCAGTTTTCTGCGCAAGGATCGTGCGGGGAATCCCTTGCTGTGGGTTTTCAACTTCACGCCAGTGGTGCGCGAGAACTATCGCGTGGGATGTCCGCATGGCGGCCATTGGCGGGAGATTTTCAACTCCGACGCGGAATTCTACGGCGGCTCCAACGTCGGCAACGTTCACGGAGCCATGGCACGCGAAAGCGAAATTCCCGGAGGCTGGGGCCATTACGTCGAACTGACCCTTCCGCCGCTGGCCGCTATGGCCTTCAAGCCCTCTTGGTTATGA